A genome region from Cannabis sativa cultivar Pink pepper isolate KNU-18-1 unplaced genomic scaffold, ASM2916894v1 Contig7, whole genome shotgun sequence includes the following:
- the LOC133033405 gene encoding uncharacterized protein LOC133033405: protein MLRGEDEEQCNALGDYKKPYNAYSNTYNPGWRNHPNFSWKDTSQNQASGSQWRPDQQKNSLESSMKILAESQLEFRTYFTQVIEELKDIKIQITKLNDSSVIQERGKLPAQPLITPKGQHMAQTSAPSESNLKGVNAITTRSGQSTVSPLPKTTSVPMPAPDADVPQNLPVKVPFPQALKSTGKVLESHSEILDFLTQVKVNLPLLHVIKQVPAYAKVIKDLCTIKRKHHVKKTAFLAEQASAVIDCKTPLKYKDPGCPTISCQIGEQEFGQALLDLGASVNLMPYSIYLQLGLGELKPTSVVLQLADRSVKKPRGIVEDVLIQIDKFYYPVDFLILDTQSSQLRVQNSHHSRTTIPRNSKCTHQL, encoded by the coding sequence ATGTTGAGGGGAGAAGATGAGGAACAGTGTAATGCCTTAGGGGATTACAAGAAGCCTTATAATGCCTACTCCAACACATACAATCCTGGTTGGCGTAACCATCCCAATTTCAGTTGGAAGGATACAAGTCAAAATCAAGCATCTGGGAGCCAATGGAGGCCTGATCAACAAAAGAATTCTCTTGAGAGTTCCATGAAAATTCTCGCAGAATCCCAACTAGAGTTCAGGACTTATTTCACTCAGGTGATAGAGGAATTGAAGGACATAAAGATTCAAATAACAAAGTTAAATGATTCTTCAGTCATTCAAGAGCGTGGTAAGCTTCCCGCTCAGCCTCTAATCACTCCCAAAGGGCAACATATGGCACAAACCTCCGCTCCTTCAGAGTCTAATCTCAAAGGGGTTAATGCTATTACTACCCGAAGTGGTCAAAGTACGGTATCACCATTACCTAAGACCACTAGTGTACCAATGCCCGCTCCAGATGCTGATGTGCCACAGAACCTTCCAGTAAAGGTGCCCTTTCCTCAGGCTTTGAAATCCACTGGAAAGGTACTGGAAAGTCATAGTGAGATCCTTGACTTTTTGACACAAGTTAAGGTTAACCTGCCATTACTTCATGTAATCAAGCAAGTACCGGCTTATGCCAAAGTTATCAAGGATCTATGCACTATCAAAAGGAAGCACCATGTCAAGAAAACTGCATTCTTGGCAGAACAAGCTAGTGCGGTGATCGACTGCAAGACACCGCTTAAATACAAAGATCCTGGTTGTCCCACCATTTCATGTCAAATAGGGGAACAGGAATTTGGCCAAGCCCTCCTGGACTTAGGTGCAAGTGTAAATCTCATGCCTTATTCCATATACTTGCAACTAGGCCTAGGAGAACTTAAGCCCACATCTGTGGTGCTACAATTGGCCGATCGATCAGTTAAGAAACCTCGGGGAATAGTTGAAGATGTCTTGATTCAAATTGATAAATTCTATTACCCCGTGGATTTTCTCATCTTGGACACTCAATCAAGTCAACTTAGAGTCCAAAATTCCCATCATTCTCGGACGACCATTCCTCGCAACAGCAAATGCACTCATCAATTGTAG
- the LOC133033406 gene encoding uncharacterized protein LOC133033406, translated as MTLEVNVFNIGKQPLDNDECFQSFLIDTLISEEVEAQYTSTHLNDHFEISEISESGNTEINSEVINQLPTKRTMFWNPIFEGLPQDRETPKPSTVQAPQPNLAQLPKELKHVFLGANNTFPVIISSTLNATQEQQLINVLTEQRGAIGWTLADIKGISPLICSHHIKLEDGAIPRRDPQRRLNPPMKEVVKTEILKLLDYGILYPVADSKWVSPTQVVPKKSGVTRVPNDKGELIPTKVTTGWRMCIDYRKLNAATCKDHFPLPFIDQILERVADHPFYSFLDGYSGYYQIEIAL; from the coding sequence ATGACTCTAGAGGTGAATGTTTTCAACATTGGTAAACAACCACTTGATAACGATGAGTGTTTCCAATCATTTCTGATCGATACACTTATTTCAGAAGAGGTAGAAGCACAATACACTTCCACTCATCTCAATGACCACTTCGAAATTTCTGAGATTTCTGAGTCGGGTAATACTGAAATCAACTCTGAAGTCATCAATCAATTACCGACCAAAAGAACCATGTTTTGGAATCCAATCTTCGAGGGACTTCCTCAAGATAGGGAAACACCAAAACCATCCACTGTACAAGCTCCTCAACCAAACTTGGCTCAACTTCCTAAGGAACTTAAGCATGTCTTCTTGGGAGCAAACAACACTTTCCCTGTCATCATATCCTCCACCCTTAATGCAACTCAAGAGCAACAACTTATCAACGTGCTCACAGAGCAAAGAGGAGCAATTGGTTGGACGTTAGCTGACATTAAAGGGATTAGTCCCTTGATTTGCTCCCATCACATTAAATTGGAAGACGGGGCCATACCACGACGTGATCCTCAAAGGAGATTAAACCCACCAATGAAGGAAGTGGTAAAGACAGAAATCTTGAAGCTTCTGGATTACGGGATACTTTATCCTGTTGCCGACAGTAAGTGGGTTAGCCCAACTCAGGTTGTTCCCAAGAAATCGGGAGTAACAAGGGTACCAAATGATAAGGGAGAACTCATCCCTACCAAGGTCACAACAGGTTGGCGCATGTGCATtgattatagaaaattaaatgccGCCACCTGTAAAGACcatttcccacttccattcatcgATCAAATCTTGGAACGTGTGGCAGATCATCCTTTCTACAGCTTTCTCGATGGTTATTCGGGGTACTACCAAATCGAAATTGCTTTATAA